A portion of the Thermosediminibacter oceani DSM 16646 genome contains these proteins:
- a CDS encoding IS1182 family transposase produces the protein MQKTVFIDATHIKASANKNKYIEKVAKQRTQKYKKELLKEINAEREANGKKPFEEEDDDDDNNKGENSSKKVRVSTTDPESGMFQKGEKERCFAYTASVACDRNNFVLGVKIAPGNVHDSQVFSDLFQEVNDKFSKIEAVVVDAGYKTPGICREIIEAGALPVMPYKRPMTKDGYFKKREYVYDEYYDCYICPNNQILEYSTTNRAGYREYRSNPQICCKCPMRLQCTKSKNYTKIITRHIWEHYIEIAEDIRHTQWGKELYKMRGQTIERVFADAKEKHGMRYTNLRGLRKVGHYLTLLFACMNLKKLALWKKRRGTFPPTVPALHSFFLKIFFAFNKKPLLGYAS, from the coding sequence TTGCAAAAAACAGTATTTATCGATGCTACTCACATAAAAGCCAGTGCCAATAAGAATAAATATATCGAGAAAGTCGCTAAGCAACGGACTCAAAAATATAAGAAAGAACTTTTAAAAGAAATCAACGCCGAACGGGAAGCAAACGGTAAAAAGCCCTTTGAAGAAGAAGATGATGATGACGATAACAACAAAGGAGAAAATAGCTCTAAAAAAGTCAGGGTAAGCACCACAGATCCTGAAAGTGGGATGTTTCAAAAAGGGGAAAAAGAGCGCTGCTTTGCCTACACAGCTTCTGTAGCCTGTGACCGGAACAACTTTGTCCTTGGTGTCAAAATAGCACCTGGAAATGTTCATGACAGCCAGGTATTCTCCGATTTATTTCAAGAAGTAAACGATAAATTTTCTAAAATAGAGGCGGTAGTGGTTGATGCAGGCTACAAAACCCCCGGGATATGCAGAGAAATCATTGAGGCAGGAGCGCTTCCCGTTATGCCCTACAAGAGGCCGATGACCAAAGATGGCTACTTTAAAAAACGCGAATACGTCTATGACGAATATTATGATTGTTACATATGCCCCAACAACCAAATATTAGAATACAGCACCACCAACCGGGCGGGATACCGGGAATATAGGAGCAACCCCCAAATATGCTGTAAATGTCCCATGCGCCTACAGTGCACCAAAAGTAAAAATTACACAAAAATCATAACTCGGCATATATGGGAGCATTACATAGAAATAGCGGAAGATATAAGACACACCCAATGGGGTAAAGAACTATACAAAATGCGCGGCCAGACCATCGAGCGGGTATTTGCCGATGCGAAGGAAAAGCATGGCATGCGCTATACAAATCTACGAGGCTTGAGGAAAGTTGGACATTACCTCACGCTTCTTTTCGCATGCATGAATTTAAAAAAGCTGGCTTTATGGAAGAAAAGACGGGGAACGTTTCCGCCAACAGTCCCCGCTTTACATTCGTTTTTCTTAAAAATTTTCTTCGCCTTCAACAAAAAGCCGCTTTTAGGTTATGCATCCTAA
- a CDS encoding copper amine oxidase N-terminal domain-containing protein, producing MNKCLLSLVFAIFLIVSLPTSIMAAQPIDIILNGEHLQFDVPPVLENGRVLVPLRAIFEALGATVEWDGVTKSVMAIRGNEAVKLAIGKKTAYKNGVSVEIDVPAKVVKGRILVPVRFVSETFGSSVHWDAEKNNVTITHLKSLLANSASNIKNFIKWVDAIYKGEPNPEAANKWIAERNRQVEGSCKAIQNHYQFFIKEWGTQIHNDTLLQAVNNNYQQAIKYMGYHTVANAIIYDNPAAPEELQKIAQSFQLWSK from the coding sequence GTGAATAAGTGCTTATTATCTTTAGTGTTTGCAATATTTCTTATAGTTAGTTTACCAACTAGTATTATGGCGGCTCAACCAATTGATATAATTCTTAATGGCGAGCATCTTCAATTTGATGTTCCACCGGTTCTTGAAAACGGTCGGGTGCTAGTGCCACTCCGAGCTATCTTTGAGGCTTTAGGAGCAACTGTAGAGTGGGATGGCGTTACTAAATCAGTAATGGCAATTAGAGGTAATGAAGCTGTCAAATTAGCCATTGGTAAAAAGACAGCCTATAAAAACGGGGTATCCGTGGAAATCGACGTTCCAGCTAAAGTAGTTAAAGGTAGAATATTGGTACCTGTAAGGTTCGTTTCAGAAACATTTGGTTCAAGTGTACATTGGGATGCGGAAAAAAATAATGTTACAATTACTCATTTAAAAAGTTTATTAGCAAATTCAGCTTCTAATATAAAGAATTTTATTAAGTGGGTTGACGCAATATATAAAGGTGAGCCAAACCCTGAAGCTGCCAATAAATGGATAGCCGAACGAAATAGACAAGTCGAAGGTTCTTGTAAAGCTATCCAGAATCATTATCAGTTCTTCATAAAAGAGTGGGGTACTCAAATACATAATGACACTTTATTGCAGGCAGTTAACAATAATTATCAGCAAGCTATAAAGTATATGGGGTACCATACAGTAGCTAATGCTATTATTTACGATAATCCTGCTGCTCCTGAAGAACTTCAAAAGATAGCTCAGTCTTTCCAGCTATGGTCAAAATAG
- a CDS encoding two-component system regulatory protein YycI, whose protein sequence is MDWRKAVRILVVSFLVLNVMLAVSLYIRAVPRRAFTLEESQQQKIKTFLESKGIILKTQIPLEGVPVSFLEIGYQPVREESIIRQFFGGEVPRVEVISGGKKFLLDKRQLVVMDNGTVTYQDKRSEQIFKNLDEQKALEVAESFLKTHGVFPEDARLNTVTYDPKRKGYLIEYVRDYKGFFIANSYIDIMVTPCGVTNFSMNWLKPLEFRGKKREVIPPITAILRVDAERKSGEPVVIEKVEQGFYSQFYNADRWQAAPVWKVELENGEIYYVNAYTGEMER, encoded by the coding sequence ATGGACTGGAGAAAAGCCGTAAGGATCCTGGTCGTATCTTTTCTTGTGCTAAACGTTATGCTGGCGGTAAGCCTGTATATCAGGGCCGTACCGCGGCGAGCCTTTACCCTTGAAGAAAGCCAGCAGCAGAAAATCAAGACTTTTCTCGAAAGCAAGGGAATAATCCTGAAAACCCAAATTCCCCTAGAGGGGGTACCCGTTTCCTTCCTGGAGATTGGCTATCAGCCGGTCCGGGAAGAAAGCATCATCCGGCAGTTTTTCGGCGGAGAAGTGCCACGGGTCGAGGTGATAAGCGGAGGAAAAAAATTTCTGCTGGATAAGCGGCAGCTGGTGGTGATGGATAATGGCACCGTTACGTACCAAGACAAAAGGTCCGAGCAGATTTTTAAAAACCTGGATGAACAAAAGGCCCTTGAGGTGGCAGAAAGCTTTCTAAAAACCCACGGCGTTTTCCCGGAAGACGCAAGGCTGAACACCGTCACATACGACCCCAAGAGAAAAGGGTATCTGATCGAATACGTGAGGGATTACAAAGGATTTTTTATAGCCAACAGTTACATAGACATCATGGTTACACCCTGCGGCGTCACGAATTTTTCTATGAACTGGCTCAAACCCCTGGAGTTCAGGGGAAAGAAGCGGGAGGTAATACCGCCCATAACGGCAATATTGAGGGTGGATGCCGAAAGAAAATCCGGGGAACCGGTGGTAATAGAAAAGGTGGAACAGGGATTTTACTCGCAATTTTACAACGCCGACCGCTGGCAGGCGGCCCCGGTCTGGAAGGTGGAACTGGAAAACGGCGAGATCTATTACGTAAATGCCTATACCGGAGAAATGGAGAGGTAG
- a CDS encoding YycH family regulatory protein, with the protein MNNRDFLLGVLLIGLVSISLLLSSLTWWRLPEGTDAIEAEITALKAVDLSNVVAPDRFVLHFGQNTHSLINQSSPYYEKIWSFVRTALSDEWHEEAKQAGFSAEKFQQKRGLELFFATPLPVNFLTKVLNIKGDEQAISQDRLVDTIVIVEDDGLSVFLKEAGGGFFRLKKKADSSDLRQLLDELSAENPPLYAYLPPARLNLKLAEGMYVTLSDTQDRLPVFTFKPEKRPGQSFIAEFFPDFSITRRIEERDGAVIYTDGSRGLRIYPDGAVEYSRPVPGDQKHRLGFYEALNLAVDFVNAHGGWPRSAYLSDYKISSDQAPMYTFNFRVRVKGLPLVEQKDYLTVTVEGNQVSGYYRRLVREDGVLEEIQPISPIQALDAAIVAGGQKEIKSLRLVYTSKGNILIPVWIVDTKDGKIFIDARNGMIMNLN; encoded by the coding sequence GTGAACAACAGGGATTTCCTGCTGGGCGTCCTGCTCATAGGACTGGTTAGCATCAGCCTTTTGCTTTCCAGCCTCACCTGGTGGCGGCTCCCCGAAGGGACGGACGCCATAGAGGCGGAAATCACCGCTCTGAAGGCCGTGGACCTATCAAATGTAGTGGCGCCCGACAGGTTTGTGCTGCATTTTGGTCAGAACACCCACAGCCTGATAAACCAGTCTTCTCCTTATTACGAAAAAATCTGGAGTTTCGTAAGAACGGCCCTTTCTGACGAGTGGCACGAAGAAGCTAAGCAAGCCGGCTTTAGCGCCGAAAAATTTCAGCAGAAAAGAGGGCTCGAGCTTTTTTTTGCAACCCCTCTGCCTGTTAATTTTTTAACAAAAGTTCTGAATATAAAAGGGGATGAACAGGCCATCTCCCAGGACCGCCTGGTAGACACCATTGTAATAGTGGAGGACGATGGCCTTTCCGTATTTTTAAAGGAGGCCGGTGGAGGATTTTTCAGGCTTAAAAAGAAAGCGGACAGCTCCGATCTCAGACAGCTCCTTGATGAATTGAGTGCCGAAAATCCGCCCCTTTATGCTTATCTTCCACCCGCCCGGCTAAACCTGAAGCTTGCTGAAGGCATGTACGTGACGCTTTCAGACACCCAAGACCGGCTGCCCGTATTTACCTTTAAACCTGAAAAAAGGCCGGGGCAAAGCTTCATAGCGGAATTTTTCCCCGACTTTTCAATAACCCGGAGGATCGAGGAAAGGGACGGAGCCGTAATATACACCGACGGGAGTCGAGGCCTCAGGATATATCCGGACGGTGCCGTCGAGTACAGCAGGCCGGTACCGGGCGATCAAAAGCACAGGCTGGGCTTTTACGAAGCCCTGAATTTAGCCGTAGATTTCGTTAACGCCCACGGCGGGTGGCCGAGGAGCGCATACCTCTCCGATTATAAAATCTCGAGTGACCAGGCGCCTATGTATACCTTTAATTTCAGAGTACGGGTGAAAGGTCTTCCCCTGGTAGAGCAAAAGGACTACCTGACCGTGACCGTAGAAGGCAATCAGGTATCCGGGTATTACCGCAGACTCGTCAGGGAAGACGGGGTATTGGAAGAAATCCAACCGATATCGCCGATACAGGCTCTCGATGCCGCCATCGTCGCCGGAGGTCAAAAAGAAATAAAATCCTTGCGACTTGTTTATACCTCAAAAGGAAACATCCTTATTCCGGTATGGATCGTGGACACAAAGGACGGGAAGATTTTTATTGATGCGAGAAACGGGATGATCATGAATCTAAACTGA